A window of Strix aluco isolate bStrAlu1 chromosome 11, bStrAlu1.hap1, whole genome shotgun sequence contains these coding sequences:
- the IP6K1 gene encoding inositol hexakisphosphate kinase 1 isoform X1: MCVCQTMEVGKYGKNATRSGDRGVLLEPFIHQVGGHSSMMRYDDHTVCKPLITREQRFYESLPPEMKEFTPEYKGVVSVCFEGDSDGYINLVAYPYVENEALEQDDMPERDQPRRKHSRRSLHRSSSGTEHKEEKPGLASDNTESSIQETKSPRVDLHIHSDVPFQMLDGNSGLSSEKISYNPWSLRCHKQQLSRMRSESKDRKLYKFLLLENVVHHFKLPCVLDLKMGTRQHGDDASEEKAARQMKKCEQSTSATLGVRVCGMQVYQLDTGHYLCRNKYYGRGLSIEGFRNALYQYLHNGIELRKDLFEPVLAKLRSLKAVLERQASYRFYSSSLLIIYDGKDSRAGMFVERRPETRLKRVDSALPESLQDGGGTEPGCSAQPKVDVRMIDFAHSTFKGFRDDPTVHDGPDMGYVFGLESLINIMEQMREENQ; the protein is encoded by the exons ATGTGTGTTTGTCAAACCATGGAAGTGGGCAAGTATGGCAAGAACGCCACTCGATCCGGAGACCGGGGGGTCCTGCTGGAGCCTTTCATTCACCAGGTGGGCGGCCACAGCAGCATGATGCGCTACGATGACCATACTGTCTGCAAGCCCCTCATCACCAGAGAACAGCGCTTCTATGAATCTCTGCCCCCAGAAATGAAGGAGTTCACACCTGAGTACAAAG GTGTGGTGTCTGTCTGTTTTGAGGGAGACAGCGATGGCTACATTAACCTGGTGGCCTATCCCTACGTGGAGAACGAGGCTCTGGAGCAGGATGATATGCCGGAGAGGGACCAGCCACGACGCAAGCACTCGCGTCGGAGCCTTCACAGATCAAGCAGCGGCACTGAGCACAAGGAGGAAAAGCCTGGCCTGGCCAGTGACAACACTGAGAG CAGCATCCAGGAAACGAAAAGTCCCAGGGTGGACTTGCACATCCATTCAGATGTTCCGTTTCAGATGTTGGATGGGAACAGCGGTCTGAGCTCTGAAAAGATCAGCTATAACCCCTGGAGCCTGCGCTGTCATAAACAGCAGCTGAGCCGCATGCGGTCGGAGTCCAAGGACCGAAAACTCTACA AGTTCCTTTTACTGGAGAACGTGGTGCATCACTTCAAGCTTCCCTGCGTGCTTGATCTGAAGATGGGGACCAGGCAGCACGGAGACGATGCGTCTGAGGAGAAGGCTGCTCGGCAGATGAAGAAGTGTGAACAGAGCACTTCTGCCACCCTGGGCGTGCGTGTGTGTGGGATGCAG GTCTATCAGCTGGACACAGGGCATTACTTATGCAGGAATAAATACTATGGACGCGGTCTTTCCATCGAGGGCTTCCGCAACGCCCTCTACCAGTACCTCCACAACGGCATTGAGCTGCGCAAGGACCTCTTTGAGCCTGTCCTCGCCAAACTGCGGAGCCTGAAGGCGGTTTTGGAGAGACAGGCCTCCTACCGCTTCTACTCCAGCTCCCTTCTCATCATTTACGATGGGAAGGACAGCAGGGCGGGGATGTTTGTGGAGCGCCGGCCGGAGACGCGCCTGAAGCGGGTGGACAGCGCTCTCCCGGAGAGCCTTCAGGATGGCGGCGGCACGGAGCCCGGCTGCTCGGCCCAGCCCAAGGTGGACGTGCGTATGATTGACTTTGCTCACAGCACCTTCAAGGGCTTCCGCGATGACCCCACTGTGCATGATGGACCCGACATGGGTTACGTATTCGGGCTGGAAAGCCTCATCAACATCATGGAACAGATGCGTGAGGAAAACCAGTAG
- the IP6K1 gene encoding inositol hexakisphosphate kinase 1 isoform X2 has translation MCVCQTMEVGKYGKNATRSGDRGVLLEPFIHQVGGHSSMMRYDDHTVCKPLITREQRFYESLPPEMKEFTPEYKGVVSVCFEGDSDGYINLVAYPYVENEALEQDDMPERDQPRRKHSRRSLHRSSSGTEHKEEKPGLASDNTESIQETKSPRVDLHIHSDVPFQMLDGNSGLSSEKISYNPWSLRCHKQQLSRMRSESKDRKLYKFLLLENVVHHFKLPCVLDLKMGTRQHGDDASEEKAARQMKKCEQSTSATLGVRVCGMQVYQLDTGHYLCRNKYYGRGLSIEGFRNALYQYLHNGIELRKDLFEPVLAKLRSLKAVLERQASYRFYSSSLLIIYDGKDSRAGMFVERRPETRLKRVDSALPESLQDGGGTEPGCSAQPKVDVRMIDFAHSTFKGFRDDPTVHDGPDMGYVFGLESLINIMEQMREENQ, from the exons ATGTGTGTTTGTCAAACCATGGAAGTGGGCAAGTATGGCAAGAACGCCACTCGATCCGGAGACCGGGGGGTCCTGCTGGAGCCTTTCATTCACCAGGTGGGCGGCCACAGCAGCATGATGCGCTACGATGACCATACTGTCTGCAAGCCCCTCATCACCAGAGAACAGCGCTTCTATGAATCTCTGCCCCCAGAAATGAAGGAGTTCACACCTGAGTACAAAG GTGTGGTGTCTGTCTGTTTTGAGGGAGACAGCGATGGCTACATTAACCTGGTGGCCTATCCCTACGTGGAGAACGAGGCTCTGGAGCAGGATGATATGCCGGAGAGGGACCAGCCACGACGCAAGCACTCGCGTCGGAGCCTTCACAGATCAAGCAGCGGCACTGAGCACAAGGAGGAAAAGCCTGGCCTGGCCAGTGACAACACTGAGAG CATCCAGGAAACGAAAAGTCCCAGGGTGGACTTGCACATCCATTCAGATGTTCCGTTTCAGATGTTGGATGGGAACAGCGGTCTGAGCTCTGAAAAGATCAGCTATAACCCCTGGAGCCTGCGCTGTCATAAACAGCAGCTGAGCCGCATGCGGTCGGAGTCCAAGGACCGAAAACTCTACA AGTTCCTTTTACTGGAGAACGTGGTGCATCACTTCAAGCTTCCCTGCGTGCTTGATCTGAAGATGGGGACCAGGCAGCACGGAGACGATGCGTCTGAGGAGAAGGCTGCTCGGCAGATGAAGAAGTGTGAACAGAGCACTTCTGCCACCCTGGGCGTGCGTGTGTGTGGGATGCAG GTCTATCAGCTGGACACAGGGCATTACTTATGCAGGAATAAATACTATGGACGCGGTCTTTCCATCGAGGGCTTCCGCAACGCCCTCTACCAGTACCTCCACAACGGCATTGAGCTGCGCAAGGACCTCTTTGAGCCTGTCCTCGCCAAACTGCGGAGCCTGAAGGCGGTTTTGGAGAGACAGGCCTCCTACCGCTTCTACTCCAGCTCCCTTCTCATCATTTACGATGGGAAGGACAGCAGGGCGGGGATGTTTGTGGAGCGCCGGCCGGAGACGCGCCTGAAGCGGGTGGACAGCGCTCTCCCGGAGAGCCTTCAGGATGGCGGCGGCACGGAGCCCGGCTGCTCGGCCCAGCCCAAGGTGGACGTGCGTATGATTGACTTTGCTCACAGCACCTTCAAGGGCTTCCGCGATGACCCCACTGTGCATGATGGACCCGACATGGGTTACGTATTCGGGCTGGAAAGCCTCATCAACATCATGGAACAGATGCGTGAGGAAAACCAGTAG
- the IP6K1 gene encoding inositol hexakisphosphate kinase 1 isoform X3: MSDQILEPGSTAQGISEDLVLSSIQETKSPRVDLHIHSDVPFQMLDGNSGLSSEKISYNPWSLRCHKQQLSRMRSESKDRKLYKFLLLENVVHHFKLPCVLDLKMGTRQHGDDASEEKAARQMKKCEQSTSATLGVRVCGMQVYQLDTGHYLCRNKYYGRGLSIEGFRNALYQYLHNGIELRKDLFEPVLAKLRSLKAVLERQASYRFYSSSLLIIYDGKDSRAGMFVERRPETRLKRVDSALPESLQDGGGTEPGCSAQPKVDVRMIDFAHSTFKGFRDDPTVHDGPDMGYVFGLESLINIMEQMREENQ; encoded by the exons ATGTCAGACCAGATCCTTGAGCCTGGGTCCACAGCCCAGGGTATTAGCGAGGATTTGGTGTTAAG CAGCATCCAGGAAACGAAAAGTCCCAGGGTGGACTTGCACATCCATTCAGATGTTCCGTTTCAGATGTTGGATGGGAACAGCGGTCTGAGCTCTGAAAAGATCAGCTATAACCCCTGGAGCCTGCGCTGTCATAAACAGCAGCTGAGCCGCATGCGGTCGGAGTCCAAGGACCGAAAACTCTACA AGTTCCTTTTACTGGAGAACGTGGTGCATCACTTCAAGCTTCCCTGCGTGCTTGATCTGAAGATGGGGACCAGGCAGCACGGAGACGATGCGTCTGAGGAGAAGGCTGCTCGGCAGATGAAGAAGTGTGAACAGAGCACTTCTGCCACCCTGGGCGTGCGTGTGTGTGGGATGCAG GTCTATCAGCTGGACACAGGGCATTACTTATGCAGGAATAAATACTATGGACGCGGTCTTTCCATCGAGGGCTTCCGCAACGCCCTCTACCAGTACCTCCACAACGGCATTGAGCTGCGCAAGGACCTCTTTGAGCCTGTCCTCGCCAAACTGCGGAGCCTGAAGGCGGTTTTGGAGAGACAGGCCTCCTACCGCTTCTACTCCAGCTCCCTTCTCATCATTTACGATGGGAAGGACAGCAGGGCGGGGATGTTTGTGGAGCGCCGGCCGGAGACGCGCCTGAAGCGGGTGGACAGCGCTCTCCCGGAGAGCCTTCAGGATGGCGGCGGCACGGAGCCCGGCTGCTCGGCCCAGCCCAAGGTGGACGTGCGTATGATTGACTTTGCTCACAGCACCTTCAAGGGCTTCCGCGATGACCCCACTGTGCATGATGGACCCGACATGGGTTACGTATTCGGGCTGGAAAGCCTCATCAACATCATGGAACAGATGCGTGAGGAAAACCAGTAG
- the IP6K1 gene encoding inositol hexakisphosphate kinase 1 isoform X4, whose translation MSDQILEPGSTAQGISEDLVLSIQETKSPRVDLHIHSDVPFQMLDGNSGLSSEKISYNPWSLRCHKQQLSRMRSESKDRKLYKFLLLENVVHHFKLPCVLDLKMGTRQHGDDASEEKAARQMKKCEQSTSATLGVRVCGMQVYQLDTGHYLCRNKYYGRGLSIEGFRNALYQYLHNGIELRKDLFEPVLAKLRSLKAVLERQASYRFYSSSLLIIYDGKDSRAGMFVERRPETRLKRVDSALPESLQDGGGTEPGCSAQPKVDVRMIDFAHSTFKGFRDDPTVHDGPDMGYVFGLESLINIMEQMREENQ comes from the exons ATGTCAGACCAGATCCTTGAGCCTGGGTCCACAGCCCAGGGTATTAGCGAGGATTTGGTGTTAAG CATCCAGGAAACGAAAAGTCCCAGGGTGGACTTGCACATCCATTCAGATGTTCCGTTTCAGATGTTGGATGGGAACAGCGGTCTGAGCTCTGAAAAGATCAGCTATAACCCCTGGAGCCTGCGCTGTCATAAACAGCAGCTGAGCCGCATGCGGTCGGAGTCCAAGGACCGAAAACTCTACA AGTTCCTTTTACTGGAGAACGTGGTGCATCACTTCAAGCTTCCCTGCGTGCTTGATCTGAAGATGGGGACCAGGCAGCACGGAGACGATGCGTCTGAGGAGAAGGCTGCTCGGCAGATGAAGAAGTGTGAACAGAGCACTTCTGCCACCCTGGGCGTGCGTGTGTGTGGGATGCAG GTCTATCAGCTGGACACAGGGCATTACTTATGCAGGAATAAATACTATGGACGCGGTCTTTCCATCGAGGGCTTCCGCAACGCCCTCTACCAGTACCTCCACAACGGCATTGAGCTGCGCAAGGACCTCTTTGAGCCTGTCCTCGCCAAACTGCGGAGCCTGAAGGCGGTTTTGGAGAGACAGGCCTCCTACCGCTTCTACTCCAGCTCCCTTCTCATCATTTACGATGGGAAGGACAGCAGGGCGGGGATGTTTGTGGAGCGCCGGCCGGAGACGCGCCTGAAGCGGGTGGACAGCGCTCTCCCGGAGAGCCTTCAGGATGGCGGCGGCACGGAGCCCGGCTGCTCGGCCCAGCCCAAGGTGGACGTGCGTATGATTGACTTTGCTCACAGCACCTTCAAGGGCTTCCGCGATGACCCCACTGTGCATGATGGACCCGACATGGGTTACGTATTCGGGCTGGAAAGCCTCATCAACATCATGGAACAGATGCGTGAGGAAAACCAGTAG